In the Onychostoma macrolepis isolate SWU-2019 chromosome 09, ASM1243209v1, whole genome shotgun sequence genome, one interval contains:
- the hnrnpa3 gene encoding heterogeneous nuclear ribonucleoprotein A3, translated as MEGRDSKEPEQLRKLFIGGLSFETTEDSLRAHFEQWGKLTDCVVMRDPANKRSRGFGFVTYSCVAEVDAAMAARPHKVDGRVVEPKRAVSREDSNKPGAHLTVKKIFVGGIKEDTEEYHIREYFERYGKIETIDIMEERSTGKKRGFCFVTFDDHDTVDKIVAQKYHTINSHNCEVRKALPKQEMQAVSNQRYRGGGGGGGNFMGRGGGNFGGGDFGRGGHGGGRGGYGGDGYNGFGGNYGGGPGFGGGREGYGGSPGYGNQGGGGFGGYDNYNDGGNFGGNFGGGGGGCGSGGGNYNNFGNYAGQQSNYGPMKGNNFGGRNSGPYGGGYGSGGGGGGYGSRRY; from the exons ATGGAG GGTCGTGACAGTAAGGAGCCGGAGCAGCTCAGGAAGCTGTTTATTGGTGGACTCAGCTTTGAGACCACAGAGGACAGTTTGCGAGCTCACTTTGAGCAATGGGGCAAACTCACTGACTGTGTG GTAATGAGAGATCCAGCTAACAAGCGCTCACGAGGTTTCGGCTTTGTGACATATTCCTGTGTAGCAGAGGTTGATGCTGCTATGGCAGCGCGGCCACACAAAGTGGACGGTCGAGTCGTTGAGCCCAAACGGGCCGTTTCCCGAGAG GACTCTAATAAACCTGGAGCCCATCTGACAGTGAAAAAGATCTTTGTGGGTGGAATCAAGGAGGACACAGAGGAGTATCATATCAGAGAGTACTTTGAGCGCTATGGGAAGATTGAGACTATCGATATAATGGAGGAGCGTTCAACTGGGAAAAAGAGAGGATTCTGCTTCGTCACCTTTGATGATCATGATACTGTGGATAAAATTGTTG CACAAAAATATCACACAATCAACTCACATAACTGTGAAGTAAGAAAAGCACTACCAAAACAGGAGATGCAAGCTGTTTCTAATCAGAGAT ACCGTggtggaggtggaggtggaggcAATTTCATGGGCAGAGGAGGAGGAAACTTTGGAGGTGGCGACTTTGGCCGAG GAGGGCATGGAGGAGGCCGGGGTGGCTATGGGGGAGATGGATACAATGGATTTG GTGGTAACTATGGTGGGGGTCCTGGCTTTGGAGGTGGTCGTGAAGGATATGGTGGAAGTCCTGGATATGGTAACCAAGGCGGAGGAGGCTTTGGAGGATATGACAACTACAATGATGGAGGAAATTTTGGAG GTAACTTTGGCGGTGGTGGTGGTGGATGCGGCAGCGGAGGTGGAAATTACAACAATTTTGGGAATTATGCAGGACAACAGTCCAACTACGGCCCCATGAAGGGAAACAACTTTGGAGGAAGAAACTCAGGACCTTACGGAG GTGGATATGGCTCTGGCGGCGGTGGCGGTGGCTATGGGTCCAGAAGATATTAA
- the nfe2l2a gene encoding nuclear factor erythroid 2-related factor 2a, which produces MMEIELPKMHPSQQDMDLIDILWRQDVDLGAGREVFDFSYRQKEVELRLQREKEEEKRQQRQQEQEKALLAQLQLDEETGEFVPRSAPLTQDSVTSAQITQNGAFAEHDGDAMSFDECMQLLAETFPLDEPAESAPPCLDASVPPSTDLMMPPDIPAFTQNPLLPGSLDQAWMELLSLPELQQCLNMQMQESLDMDGLMKPSAETQDPNYSQYLPGMDHLSLVQTEVCPPEYINTYNGSFNTMASPNLSQMSLNVPDVGAEFRPEEFNELFYPEMEVKVNSDPLASDGGNMVSQLAEISSDPPVNPMDLHSFSPGSFSSGKPEPMAEFPDSDSGLSLDSSPHMSSPGKSLNGDGSFGFSDSDSEEMDNSPEGMESDYTEIFPLVYLNDGAQGSLSEKPLADQQEMKAKNPKIEPAEASGHSKPPFTKDKQKKRSEARLSRDEQRAKSLQIPFTVDKIINLPVDDFNEMMSKHQLNEAQLALVRDIRRRGKNKVAAQNCRKRKMENIVGLEYELDSLKEEKERLTKEKSERSSSLREMKQQLSTLYQEVFGMLRDEHGKPFSPSEYSLQHTADGTVFLVPRLKKTLVKNN; this is translated from the exons GATATGGATCTGATAGATATACTGTGGAGGCAGGACGTGGATCTGGGAGCAGGGAGGGAGGTGTTTGATTTCAGCTACAGACAGAAGGAGGTGGAGTTACGTCTGCAGCGTGAGAAGGAAGAGGAGAAGCGGCAGCAGCGGCAGCAGGAGCAGGAGAAAGCGCTGCTCGCTCAACTCCAGCTGGATGAGGAGACCGGGGAGTTTGTGCCGCGGAGCGCCCCGCTGACGCAGGACAGCGTGACCAGTGCCCAAATCACACAG AATGGAGCTTTTGCAGAACATGATGGTGATGCCATGTCATTTGATGAGTGCATGCAGCTCCTGGCGGAGACTTTTCCACTAGATGAGCCAGCTGAG TCGGCGCCGCCTTGCTTGGATGCCTCCGTTCCTCCTTCCACAGATCTTATGATGCCCCCGGACATCCCAGCGTTTACCCAGAATCCTTTGCTGCCAGGCTCTCTGGATCAGGCCTGGATGGAGTTGCTTTCACTCCCAGAGTTGCAG CAGTGCCTCAACATGCAGATGCAGGAGTCGTTGGATATGGATGGACTTATGAAACCCTCCGCAGAAACACAGGACCCAAACTACAGCCAATACCTGCCAGGGATGGACCATCTCTCGTTGGTGCAGACAGAGGTTTGTCCTCCTGAATACATCAACACATACAATGGATCCTTCAACACTATGGCGTCACCCAACCTCAGCCAGATGAGTCTGAATGTCCCGGATGTGGGAGCCGAGTTTAGACCTGAAGAATTCAATGAGCTGTTTTATCCTGAGATGGAGGTTAAAGTGAACAGCGATCCTCTCGCATCCGATGGAGGAAATATGGTCAGCCAGTTGGCGGAGATCTCCAGCGATCCTCCTGTGAACCCCATGGATCTGCATAGCTTCTCTCCTGGAAGCTTCAGCTCAGGAAAACCAGAGCCTATGGCTGAATTCCCAGATTCTGATTCCGGCTTGTCGCTGGATTCCAGTCCTCACATGAGCTCTCCGGGGAAGTCCTTGAACGGAGATGGATCCTTCGGTTTTAGCGACTCCGACTCTGAAGAGATGGACAATAGTCCGGAAGGCATGGAGTCAGATTATACCGAGATATTCCCGCTGGTTTATCTTAATGACGGAGCGCAGGGATCTCTCTCGGAGAAACCTCTGGCAGACCAACAGGAGATGAAAGCGAAGAACCCAAAGATAGAGCCGGCAGAGGCCAGCGGCCACTCCAAACCTCCCTTTACCAAAGACAAGCAGAAGAAACGCTCTGAGGCGCGGCTCTCCCGTGACGAACAGAGAGCAAAATCCTTGCAGATCCCATTTACTGTGGACAAGATCATCAATCTGCCTGTGGATGACTTCAATGAGATGATGTCCAAACACCAGCTCAATGAGGCCCAACTCGCCCTCGTCAGAGACATCCGCCGTCGGGGCAAGAACAAGGTTGCGGCACAGAACTGCCGCAAGAGGAAGATGGAGAACATTGTCGGCCTGGAGTACGAGCTGGACTCGCTCAAAGAGGAGAAGGAGCGTTTGACAAAGGAGAAGAGCGAGCGTAGCTCCAGTCTGAGAGAGATGAAGCAGCAGTTGAGTACCTTGTATCAAGAGGTCTTCGGTATGCTTCGAGACGAGCACGGCAAGCCCTTCTCGCCCAGCGAATACTCCCTTCAGCACACTGCGGATGGCACCGTTTTCCTTGTTCCTCGCCTTAAAAAGACTCTCGTAAAGAACAACTAG